The genomic interval CGCCGCATTGCTGGCGCGCCTGCAGGGTTAATCGGAAAGGCCGGGAATATATCCCGGCCTTTTTTCTGAGTCGCGGTCGTCACGACGCGGCCTCGACATTTGCCGGGCCAATATGCCGATCGAATCAGCGTCGTTACCCGCGTTGATTTGACAATCGGGATTCGGTGCGTATAAGTGACACCCACGCCGATCCAGCGACGGCCCGCCTATCGAAATATCGGAATATTTGTCAATCCGATAAAGCGATATTATGATTCCGCTCCAGCCAGGGAATGGCGGTATGCCCATCACCCATTTTCCGGAGTACAAATGACCATCGATCTCAGTGGCCTGTCGGCCAAGCAGTTGGGCGCTCTCATCAAGACGGCCAAGAAGCAACAGACCATCGTCGCCAAGCGCACGCCCATCGCCAAGGTCCGCACCCTGCTGGCACGCCTGGCCAAGTCGCACGGTTACAGCATCGACGAAGTTTTCGATGGCGCCGCTCCGGCCAAGCGTGGCCGCAAGCCGGCTGCCGGCAAGCCGGGTCCGAAGCCGGGCCGCAAGCTGGGCAAGGT from Xanthomonas sp. DAR 34887 carries:
- a CDS encoding H-NS family nucleoid-associated regulatory protein encodes the protein MTIDLSGLSAKQLGALIKTAKKQQTIVAKRTPIAKVRTLLARLAKSHGYSIDEVFDGAAPAKRGRKPAAGKPGPKPGRKLGKVPPKYRNPANAAETWTGRGKQPRWLAEQVSKGKKVEDFLIAAPAKSAAPAKKTAKKATKKVAKVAKKAGKSATPKN